The following are encoded in a window of Cydia strobilella chromosome 1, ilCydStro3.1, whole genome shotgun sequence genomic DNA:
- the LOC134740724 gene encoding microtubule-associated protein Jupiter isoform X1: protein MATYAQFKHVELYKIGHGKNRVPNAPKSCIAEIFSSDAVDSSPVKNGNVRPRAVRDTPTRPRDTHSRLFGQIASAHVAPMVTDTIRSNIKFGEATMNGGSPAHSPKMNGSASSTPSRGETDVGEHSSFTPPKRNPVTGDGVLLQPARRRHPAAALREGNPITGDGYKSLNGQINTVTSLNGNSIINHNRVPPGGFSSGLW from the exons AGTGCCTAACGCGCCCAAGAGCTGCATCGCCGAGATTTTCAGCTCGGACGCCGTGGACAGCAGCCCGGTGAAGAATGGCAACGTGCGCCCGCGCGCCGTGCGCGACACGCCCACCCGCCCGCGCGATACTCACTCCAGACTTTTCGGACAG ATCGCCTCAGCCCACGTGGCCCCCATGGTGACCGACACCATACGCAGCAACATCAAATTCGGCGAGGCGACCATGAACGGCGGCAGCCCTGCACACTCGCCCAAGATGAACGGAAGCGCCTCCTCGACGCCCAGCCGAGGTGAGACGGACGTCGGGGAACACT CATCGTTCACGCCGCCCAAGAGGAATCCAGTGACCGGAGATGGGGTGCTGCTGCAGCCTGCGCGACGTCGGCACCCGGCCGCCGCCCTGCGAG AAGGCAACCCGATCACCGGTGACGGCTACAAGTCGCTGAACGGGCAGATCAacaccgtgacgtcactaaACGGTAACAGCATCATCAACCACAACCGCGTGCCGCCCGGCGGGTTCTCCTCCGGTCTCTGGTAG
- the LOC134740724 gene encoding microtubule-associated protein Jupiter isoform X2, whose amino-acid sequence MSSTLIFVGYPEDAKSLITKVPNAPKSCIAEIFSSDAVDSSPVKNGNVRPRAVRDTPTRPRDTHSRLFGQIASAHVAPMVTDTIRSNIKFGEATMNGGSPAHSPKMNGSASSTPSRGETDVGEHSSFTPPKRNPVTGDGVLLQPARRRHPAAALREGNPITGDGYKSLNGQINTVTSLNGNSIINHNRVPPGGFSSGLW is encoded by the exons AGTGCCTAACGCGCCCAAGAGCTGCATCGCCGAGATTTTCAGCTCGGACGCCGTGGACAGCAGCCCGGTGAAGAATGGCAACGTGCGCCCGCGCGCCGTGCGCGACACGCCCACCCGCCCGCGCGATACTCACTCCAGACTTTTCGGACAG ATCGCCTCAGCCCACGTGGCCCCCATGGTGACCGACACCATACGCAGCAACATCAAATTCGGCGAGGCGACCATGAACGGCGGCAGCCCTGCACACTCGCCCAAGATGAACGGAAGCGCCTCCTCGACGCCCAGCCGAGGTGAGACGGACGTCGGGGAACACT CATCGTTCACGCCGCCCAAGAGGAATCCAGTGACCGGAGATGGGGTGCTGCTGCAGCCTGCGCGACGTCGGCACCCGGCCGCCGCCCTGCGAG AAGGCAACCCGATCACCGGTGACGGCTACAAGTCGCTGAACGGGCAGATCAacaccgtgacgtcactaaACGGTAACAGCATCATCAACCACAACCGCGTGCCGCCCGGCGGGTTCTCCTCCGGTCTCTGGTAG